From the genome of Plasmodium malariae genome assembly, chromosome: 9, one region includes:
- the PmUG01_09013200 gene encoding CPW-WPC family protein, putative has product MKKVQVVFFVLFIKQILGIKIFSQRKYPNVENGVYQLDNRGRPIKIVDVNYNHIWELPKNGNVNSYAVVKKNGKVKKFSEGTNIIYGTTKRMKLENNQEIDENEIKKDIVKNKRIHNIKNAFSPSKNEKEIEEKKKKKIKKIVPRAMHIMAEDVKEKEHEGDMDTGKELGAVIKENLESHYEETKSPSSLSTDLLDVKIPSNLEKLFMEDLVEGKWSSKKPIDDRICLRDYSKQCPSTWEQISETQCISPKDYSGPCSHIMAFEPLSAKEKSVIGVDCKVNWLCLNESCGNSERDYLKECPENWTYTGKNYSGGCSKTMDFGAFTQNEKEEFSSACKVVWPCKEESCERDYSITCPKGWSYNTKKDICSGSKEFEGLISKEEMELISHMSNHQRVAFSSKYGIPWPCKNKCTYGYDIYDCPREWVNLMASGVCKSPDYYNPPVNCPRITHFDYMDIKEKEIFSKKCNVKWLCVENSQRDYSKCPLYFEYVNEGKNKGMCTPSEKYNGPCKETQDILSLNLEQKYNFEETCEAQFPNIQNENIPQIENDTVSPNTIEKLLKGTDISKKGITLE; this is encoded by the exons atgaaaaaagttcaagttgttttttttgttttatttattaaacaaattttgggaataaaaatattttctcaaAGGAAATATCCTAATGTTGAAAATGGGGTGTATCAATTAGATAATAGAGGAAGACCAATAAAAATTGTAGATGTTAATTACAATCATATATGGGAATTAccaaaaaatggaaatgttaACTCTTATGCtgttgttaaaaaaaatggaaaagttaaaaaatttagtgAAGGcacaaatataatatatggaaCTACTAAAAGAATGAAATTAGAGAACAATCAGGAAATagatgaaaatgaaataaaaaaagatatcgtaaaaaataagagaatACACAACATTAAAAATGCTTTTAGTCCttctaaaaatgaaaaagaaatagaagaaaaaaaaaaaaaaaaaattaaaaaaattgtgccACGCGCTATGCATATAATGGCGGAAGACGTGAAAGAGAAGGAACATGAGGG AGATATGGATACAGGAAAAGAATTAGGAG CTGTTATAAAAGAGAATTTAGAAAG TCATTACGAGGAGACAAAAAGTCCATCATCTTTAAGCACTGATTTATTAGATGTTAAAATTCCTAGTAATTTAGAAAAACTGTTTATGGAAGATTTGGTAGAAGGAAAATGGTCATCTAAAAAGCCTATTGATGATAGAATATGTTTACGAGATTACTCAAAACAGTGTCCTTCTACATGGGAACAAATATCAGAAACACAATGTATATCAccaaa AGACTATTCTGGACCTTGTTCTCATATTATGGCCTTTGAACCATTAAGTGCAAAGGAGAAAAGTGTCATAGGAGTAGATTGCAAAg TCAATTGGTTATGCCTTAATGAGTCATGTGGTAATAGTGAAAGGGATTACTTAAAGGAGTGTCCTGAAAATTGGACGTACACCGGAAA AAATTATTCTGGGGGTTGTAGCAAGACAatg GATTTTGGAGCTTTCACACAAAACGAAAAGGAGGAATTTTCTTCTG CTTGTAAAGTG GTTTGGCCATGCAAAGAGGAATCATGCG AAAGAGATTATTCAATAACATGTCCTAAAg GATGGTCTTACAATAcgaaaaaagatatatgcAGCGGTAGCAAAGAATTCGAAGGGTTAATTTCAAAGGAGGAAATGGAATTAATAAGCCACATGTCTAAccat CAAAGAGTAGCTTTTTCTTCAAAATATGGAATTCCATGGCCATGTAAGAATAAGTGCACATATGGCTATGACATATATGATTGTCCTAGGGAGTGGGTAAATTTGATGGCATCAGGAGTGTGTAAATCCCCAGATTATTACAACCCCCCAGTCAATTGTCCTCGTATAACTCATTTTGACTACATGGACATAAAGgagaaagaaatatttagCAAAAAATGTAATGTTAAATGGTTATGTGTTGAAAACTCACAAAGAGACTATTCGAAATGTCCTTTATACTTTGAATATGTCAATGAAGGAAAGAATAAAGGAATGTGCACACCgagtgaaaaatataatggaCCATGTAAAGAAACTCaagatatattatcattaaatCTTGAGCAAAAGTATAATTTTGAAGAAACTTGTGAAGCTCAATTTCCTAATATACAAAACGAAAATATTCCACAAATAGAGAATGACACAGTTAGTCCTAATACAATAGAAAAGTTGCTCAAGGGAACagatatttcaaaaaaaggaattaccTTAGAGTAA
- the SufD gene encoding FeS cluster assembly protein SufD, putative, with protein sequence MPKRFIRNYVFVFLLLTNNFTNIFYFVENKNFNDVYTINAKFLKDIKLKEANKLKPQYKNYILKNIKKNKNNIRNRGGQKYNRNDIKKKVYSIYFNKHFENIFHTYTKIFCDKNITYYGKSGGYKKVEGSLGSTLSSYEEHTHIKEHHTENIKNVRTVHNVGNTPLIANERAYLKKGKMYFPEISRNFFINLSISSRKRRKNRSFQNYLRKYEELYKKFTPETDEEQDIDDHVSKNSHNMSNIIINEWCLRNNENKYNMTLIYDSLSNLHNNEYRDVESVNNFIKNNEIIEKQEWEEKNNPYLTYKYIYKYKNPIDQKYNFYKYEYYIPKLITYDEDISTEPKFVPSNFNSPKCYNNSPINSLTTSGFTSRNIDTFGKERNKIYSFDTPNDVKRNIYFNNLLLISSSYNQHFFSNLTFLLNLHTLQILIRDKTAIETDYIIDKFDQLKEKLIEINVTNSKKGENSLSVNPSSSEKKQAPVISSTNTNVHLNLKTINDELNSTEDAEKGVEINKNVSKKDENVKIDKIDTSKNEDMPSANYQMDEEISRHLTHKKSLFDDQIQVFKTKYSENVLEDKEFIKLWKYNMNSEIIENMNKVPLPNIYLNIDDPKYCLWKILQNSGKSAFKEIPTPNRKLEAWRQQLNLKDFYKQNFDTSISLRNISKEELINFKMKILNTSHQEDKNVKGFKNENEQGSYDKNSLNTPKQEKKKHHDGNYEDASEITTLHQRDEKYKNRNNAETPDGDVIKENHYRDDGKVLGGNEKSLKEQPYLTTNMNKEIINSSYNKDTEISKCKRKYKDAFYTLVVRDGIVDEYLSDDISILKNLNNELKKSAEKNSENENELHETSKNDNIEEKTKKSKIFVGSFFNIKDVEVEYLINKELYFIPEHSNWYKKNTQPFVRGQIGKQSRKFDNDYPIYDYRKSDFGMAKFSSLNLASIKDCAVVYLDKDIDLSDKFFHIIFISTSKNEDDHVNNKESEYTVYENAPLCVDAQDTNKTSEGLTKGEKEDNDSNSSKSENVQYDDTHTRINLSGNEKEISGKEKRKYAEKELTNYMYSPITNPRLVVYIKANSKINIYESHISLNNNNSGLVNAFSRICMEAKSNVKHTMSQELGKYVWHFHNVSVKNGLEANYKFVDILLGSKSSRVNLQIEGEKGCKQESYGLSLLEDKQNISQYEMFHHEHPYMETNQLFKFLVSEKAHAVWRSRGRIERDAIKAKLNTLCRSVLLNFGASAVAIPTLEIIPSDIEYANHGATISDLEEEPIFSLMTRGINEKIAREIIMKSFVNEILEHISDENLKERVIQKVMKFSTKYKKVPLPDFIMKKKRSLCTPSK encoded by the coding sequence ATGCCTAAACGTTTTATACGGAATtatgtttttgttttccttttattaactaataattttacgaacattttttattttgtggAGAACAAGAATTTTAATGATGTTTACACAATTAATGCAAAGTTTCTAAAagacataaaattaaaggaggccaataaattaaaaccccaatataagaattatattttaaaaaatataaaaaaaaataaaaataatatacgtaATCGCGGAGGACagaaatataatagaaatgatataaaaaaaaaggtttacTCTATTTATTTCAACAaacattttgaaaatatatttcacaCGTATACGAAAATATTTTGCgacaaaaatataacttattATGGAAAGTCTGGTGGTTATAAAAAAGTTGAAGGATCTTTGGGCAGCACCCTTAGTTCTTATGAAgaacatacacatataaaagAACACCATAcggaaaacataaaaaatgtaagaaCTGTGCACAATGTAGGAAATACGCCATTAATAGCTAATGAAAGAgcatatttgaaaaaaggaaagatgTATTTCCCGGAGATTTCCcgtaacttttttattaatttatccATCAGTAGcaggaaaagaagaaaaaacagAAGCTTCCAAAATTATCTAAGGAAGTAcgaagaattatataaaaaatttacaccTGAAACAGATGAAGAGCAAGATATTGATGATCATGTTTCAAAAAACAGTCATAATATGTcaaacattattattaatgagTGGTGTTTACGTAACAATGagaacaaatataatatgacTTTAATATATGACAGTTTATCAAACTTACATAATAATGAATACCGGGATGTAGAGagtgtaaataattttataaaaaataatgaaataattgaaaaacaAGAATGGGAAGAAAAGAATAATCCATATTTAacctataaatatatatataaatacaaaaaccCTATTGaccaaaaatataatttttacaaatatgaatattatattccaAAATTGATAACGTATGATGAAGATATTTCCACTGAGCCTAAATTTGTACCTTCTAATTTTAACTCTCCCAAgtgttataataattcacCCATAAATTCTTTAACAACAAGCGGATTTACTAGTAGAAATATTGACACGTTTGGTAAAgaaagaaacaaaatatattcgTTTGATACACCAAATGATGttaaaaggaatatatactttaacaatttattgttaatttcTTCATCGTATAatcaacattttttttcaaatttaacCTTTCTGTTAAATTTACACACGTTACAAATTTTAATACGAGATAAAACTGCCATAGAAACAGACTACATAATTGATAAATTTGATCagttaaaagaaaaactgATAGAAATAAATGTAACCAATTCTAAGAAAGGTGAAAATTCTTTAAGTGTTAACCCAAGTAGTTCCGAAAAAAAACAAGCCCCTGTTATCTCATCAACCAATACTAATGTGCACTTGAACTTGAAAACTATAAATGATGAGCTAAATAGTACAGAAGATGCAGAAAAAGGAGTCGAAATCAACAAGAATGTATCAAAAAAAGACGAGAACGTCAAAATAGATAAGATAGACACCAGCAAAAATGAAGATATGCCCAGTGCTAACTACCAAATGGACGAGGAAATATCTCGCCATTTAACACACAAGAAAAGTTTATTTGATGATCAAATTCAAGtgtttaaaacaaaatatagtGAAAACGTTTTAGAAGATaaagaatttattaaattatggaaatataatatgaacagtgaaataatagaaaatatgaacaaagtACCATTACCAAATATATACCTAAATATTGATGACCCAAAATATTGCTTATggaaaattttacaaaattcaGGAAAAAGTGCATTCAAAGAAATTCCTACACCAAATCGAAAATTAGAAGCATGGAGACAACAATTAAACCTAAAAGATTTCTATAAACAAAACTTTGATACTAGTATTAGCTTAAGGAATATATCAAAAGAAGaactaattaattttaagatGAAAATACTCAATACTTCTCATCAGGAAGATAAAAATGTGAAAggatttaaaaatgaaaatgagcAAGGAtcatatgataaaaatagtttaaaTACACCAAAacaggaaaagaaaaagcatcATGATGGTAATTATGAGGATGCCTCGGAAATTACTACATTACATCAACgtgatgaaaaatataaaaaccgTAATAATGCAGAAACACCCGATGGAGATGTTATAAAGGAAAATCATTATAGAGATGATGGAAAAGTATTGGGAGGTAATGAAAAATCTTTAAAGGAACAGCCATATTTAACtacaaatatgaacaaaGAGATTATCAATTCAAGTTATAATAAAGATACAGAAATTAGTAAGTGCAAACGCAAATATAAAGATGCATTTTATACATTAGTCGTAAGGGATGGAATTGTTGACGAATATTTATCAGATGATATAAgtattttaaagaatttaaataatgaattgaAGAAATCAGCAGAGAAAAATTCAGAAAACGAAAACGAATTACATGAAACTAGCAAAAATGATAACatagaagaaaaaacaaaaaaaagcaaaatatttgtaggtagcttttttaacataaaagATGTCGAAGTAGAATACTTGATcaataaagaattatattttatacctGAACATTCTAAttggtataaaaaaaatacacaacCTTTTGTTAGGGGTCAAATAGGAAAACAATCAAGAAAATTTGACAATGATTACCCAATTTATGATTATAGAAAAAGTGACTTTGGTATGGCCAAATTTTCCTCTTTAAATTTAGCCTCAATTAAGGATTGTGCAGTTGTTTATCTAGATAAAGATATTGATTTAAgtgataaattttttcatatcatatttatatcaacatctaaaaatgaagatgatcatgttaataataaagagTCCGAATACACTGTCTATGAAAATGCACCTCTATGTGTAGATGCGCAAGATACAAATAAAACTTCTGAAGGTCTAACTAAAGGggaaaaagaagataatGACAGTAATAGCAGCAAAAGTGAAAATGTTCAATATGATGATACCCATACACGTATTAATTTAAGCGggaatgaaaaagaaatttcgggaaaagaaaaaagaaaatatgcaGAAAAAGAACTGACcaattatatgtatagtCCAATAACTAACCCAAGACTAGTAGTATACATTAAAGcaaatagtaaaattaatatttatgaatctcatatatctttaaacaataataacagtgGTCTTGTTAATGCCTTCTCTAGAATTTGCATGGAAGCAAAATCAAATGTGAAGCATACAATGTCTCAAGAATTGGGTAAGTACGTTTGGCACTTTCACAATGTTTCAGTAAAAAATGGACTTGAAgcaaattataaatttgttgATATCCTTTTAGGTAGTAAGTCATCACGTGTTAATTTGCAAATAGAAGGTGAAAAAGGATGTAAACAAGAAAGCTATGGTTTATCATTGTTAGAAGACAAACAAAACATTAGTCAATATGAAATGTTTCATCATGAACATCCATATATGGAGACCAACCAGTTATTTAAGTTTTTAGTCTCTGAAAAAGCACATGCTGTATGGAGAAGTAGAGGTAGAATTGAAAGAGATGCAATTAAGGCCAAGTTAAATACTTTATGTAGATCTGTGTTATTAAATTTTGGAGCTAGTGCTGTAGCTATTCCTACTTTAGAAATTATTCCAAGTGATATAGAATATGCAAATCACGGGGCAACCATAAGTGATTTAGAAGAAGAAccaatattttctttaatgaCAAGAGgaataaacgaaaaaattgcaagagaaattattatgaaatcCTTTGTTAATGAAATTCTTGAACATATATCTGATGAGAATCTTAAAGAAAGAGTTATCCAAAAGGTTATGAAATTTTCCACAAAGTACAAAAAAGTACCTCTTCCAGactttattatgaaaaaaaaaagatcatTATGCACACCTTCTAAATAA